A single genomic interval of Ischnura elegans chromosome 3, ioIscEleg1.1, whole genome shotgun sequence harbors:
- the LOC124155820 gene encoding cytochrome P450 6k1-like: protein MEGISCAEILGLATGVLCVAFVWFFVVPLWHWRRKGIPHAPAVPFFGSMKDSFLQKVAMADEQRRIYSAAEGYRYTGYHKFSTPALMLRDPELIKEVMVKEFSSFHDNDFDVTLSMDPMMGRNLFFMSGERWKRMRTTLTPAFSAGKMKLIFPLILDIVEDLNKFLEESKEAEFEMKDIFARMATNVVASCAFGIKIDVLRSPEDEFRKIGREILEPTPTRGFAQLLFLSSPLLTRILRVRFVPDKCTDFFRGVVRNVISVRSKSRENRKDFLNMMISLKNAGKLGVEPGKGVPLDEDRDDADMTELKEQVAERILNDPQALDDVTAQLLGFFLDGHETSSSSIAFTLFELAHNPDVQQKLREEVAGVKAEHGGELTYEALQEMPYLEMVQLESLRKFPPVPFTPRRCTRRYYFPPADERAERESGGLWVEAGTPVMIPIYSIHRDPKHYPDPDAFIPERFAKGKEGKSVKGDTFLAFGEGPRMCIGNRFARLVSKAAIAALVSSYQFKPCNEKTPNPIEWDPASVLLYSKRGLWVKCEKI from the exons ATGGAAGGTATCAGCTGTGCCGAAATATTGGGACTCGCGACGGGTGTTCTATGCGTGGCTTTCGTCTGGTTCTTCGTCGTTCCACTGTGGCACTGGCGCAGAAAGGGTATCCCTCACGCCCCAGCAGTGCCGTTCTTCGGCAGCATGAAGGACTCTTTCCTCCAGAAAGTAGCCATGGCGGACGAACAGCGAAGGATCTACAGTGCGGCAGAGGGCTACAGATACACCGGCTACCACAAATTCTCGACGCCTGCCCTCATGCTCAGAGACCCCGAACTCATCAAGGAAGTCATGGTAAAAGAATTCTCCAGCTTTCACGACAACGACTTCGACGTGACCCTCTCGATGGACCCGATGATGGGACGAAACCTCTTTTTCATGAGCGGAGAGAGGTGGAAGAGGATGAGGACCACGCTGACCCCAGCTTTCTCCGCGGGGAAGATGAAACTGATCTTCCCCCTGATCCTGGATATCGTCGAGGACTTGAACAAATTCCTCGAGGAGTCGAAAGAGGCCGAATTCGAGATGAAGGATATCTTCGCTCGCATGGCAACCAACGTGGTGGCGTCCTGCGCCTTCGGGATAAAGATCGACGTGTTGAGATCTCCGGAAGACGAGTTCAGGAAGATAGGGCGTGAGATCCTGGAACCTACGCCGACCAGGGGTTTCGCTCAGCTCCTGTTCCTGAGCTCGCCTCTCCTGACGAGAATCTTACGGGTTCGGTTCGTACCTGACAAGTGCACGGATTTCTTCCGCGGCGTGGTCCGGAATGTCATCTCCGTCAGATCGAAGAGTCGGGAGAATCGCAAAGATTTCCTGAACATGATGATCTCTCTCAAGAATGCTGGGAAACTTGGGGTTGAGCCGGGCAAAGGAGTTCCCCTCGATGAGGACAGGGATGACGCAGATATGACGGAATTGAAGGAACAGGTTGCGG AGAGGATCCTCAACGACCCACAGGCCCTGGACGACGTGACCGCTCAACTCTTGGGGTTTTTCCTGGACGGCCATGAGACTTCGTCATCGTCAATCGCCTTCACTTTGTTCGAATTGGCGCACAATCCAGACGTGCAGCAGAAGCTTCGAGAGGAGGTGGCCGGGGTGAAGGCCGAGCACGGAGGGGAACTAACTTACGAAGCACTGCAAGAGATGCCGTACTTGGAAATGGTACAACTAG AGTCGCTGCGCAAGTTCCCTCCGGTGCCGTTCACGCCTCGCCGATGCACTCGGCGCTATTACTTCCCGCCTGCGGACGAGCGGGCGGAGAGGGAGAGCGGTGGCTTGTGGGTGGAGGCGGGCACGCCCGTCATGATCCCCATCTACTCCATCCACCGGGACCCCAAGCACTACCCCGACCCGGACGCCTTCATCCCGGAGAGATTTGCCAAGGGCAAGGAGGGCAAGTCCGTCAAAGGTGACACCTTCCTGGCATTCGGAGAGGGACCGAGGATGTGCATAG GCAACAGGTTCGCCAGGTTAGTGAGCAAGGCGGCCATAGCTGCCTTGGTGAGCAGTTACCAATTCAAGCCTTGCAACGAGAAGACGCCTAATCCGATAGAATGGGATCCTGCTTCGGTTCTATTGTACTCTAAAAGAGGCCTTTGGGTGAAGTGCGAAAAAATATGA